A part of Marinifilum sp. JC120 genomic DNA contains:
- a CDS encoding TetR/AcrR family transcriptional regulator has protein sequence MKGKNKKDAILYAAQEIFGRYGYAGTTVKMISERAGVAFGLVSHYFGSKEELFITAGVAIVEDLTEYLSTETRKTSNGLEGIQTFMRSYLGYTLQHRNTFPVLLRCSPFSDVQIELDRTRIAVKFQQLLNVIRESVERGIEDGSIRDLSIDDTTTIVYSNIVGTVRTRFLSPYDLPNLYEETTDFVVRSIKARD, from the coding sequence ATGAAAGGTAAAAATAAAAAAGACGCGATCCTATATGCGGCTCAGGAGATTTTCGGGAGGTACGGCTATGCCGGGACTACCGTAAAGATGATCTCCGAACGGGCGGGCGTGGCATTCGGACTTGTCTCACACTATTTCGGATCAAAAGAGGAACTCTTCATCACCGCCGGGGTAGCGATTGTTGAAGACCTCACTGAATATCTCAGTACGGAAACACGCAAAACATCAAACGGGCTGGAAGGAATCCAGACCTTTATGCGCAGTTATCTGGGCTACACACTGCAACACCGCAACACCTTCCCGGTGCTGCTGCGCTGCTCTCCCTTTTCTGATGTCCAAATCGAGTTGGACCGCACCCGCATTGCCGTGAAGTTCCAACAACTGTTGAATGTCATTCGCGAATCAGTTGAACGCGGCATTGAGGACGGTTCCATCCGCGACCTCTCCATTGATGACACTACCACCATTGTATACTCCAACATCGTCGGTACGGTCAGGACCAGATTCCTTTCTCCCTACGACCTGCCCAACCTCTACGAGGAAACCACCGACTTTGTGGTCCGCAGCATTAAAGCGCGGGACTAG
- a CDS encoding DUF1007 family protein → MQRFFAHNTGKHETAIQALILLGAMLFFLFSPAKASAHPHVFVDCSLTFEFNDNGLAGVRQKWWFDEMFAAMILGDFDKNHDNILTPDEAKALEQGAFVNLKNFNYFTRILVDGQEHKQIEATEFNPSIEEGTLVYEFFVPLNIVDQDKHVVMVAIYDESFYTAVQMDPQNKVLGLSGKYKTNLELEPVSKMAYFYDQIVPEAAVLTLLPQ, encoded by the coding sequence ATGCAAAGATTTTTCGCCCATAACACCGGAAAACACGAAACAGCTATTCAGGCTCTTATACTGCTTGGAGCAATGCTGTTCTTCCTGTTTAGTCCGGCAAAAGCTTCTGCCCATCCGCATGTATTTGTAGACTGTTCCCTGACCTTTGAATTCAATGACAACGGCCTTGCCGGAGTACGCCAGAAATGGTGGTTTGATGAAATGTTCGCGGCCATGATCCTCGGTGATTTTGACAAGAACCATGACAACATCCTCACTCCTGACGAAGCAAAGGCCCTTGAGCAAGGTGCATTTGTGAACCTCAAAAACTTCAATTACTTCACCCGTATCCTCGTGGACGGACAGGAGCATAAACAGATTGAAGCAACTGAATTCAACCCATCTATTGAAGAAGGAACCCTTGTCTATGAATTTTTCGTGCCCCTTAATATAGTCGACCAAGACAAACATGTTGTTATGGTCGCCATTTACGACGAAAGTTTTTATACTGCGGTCCAAATGGACCCCCAGAATAAAGTTCTGGGACTCAGCGGAAAATACAAGACCAACCTTGAGTTGGAACCCGTATCGAAAATGGCCTATTTTTACGATCAGATAGTACCGGAAGCCGCAGTACTGACCCTGCTACCTCAATAG
- a CDS encoding TetR/AcrR family transcriptional regulator — protein MTLKVIPINTLTATRRKILHAAYKYAAKSGLNNLDVDEIALKAGVSRKTLYSYFNGLDNLMSELAVSGIYWPTTEELLANAPSEFPEIEPEKQVAAFFTSLRSTLETRPDTLRLLAWEMLERTPLSELLEDVRVRTALEFFEHMTPDVPDDVDLAAAVAILGGAISYLSIRSLNTKHFGGVSLQDEVGWDRMEAAMQNMLHGLLCLKPETLD, from the coding sequence ATGACATTAAAAGTAATACCAATCAACACGCTGACTGCCACACGCAGAAAAATTCTGCATGCGGCTTACAAATATGCTGCAAAGTCTGGACTCAACAATCTTGATGTGGATGAAATTGCGCTCAAGGCCGGGGTGAGCCGCAAGACCCTCTACAGCTACTTCAATGGACTGGATAATTTAATGAGTGAATTGGCGGTATCTGGAATTTACTGGCCCACCACCGAAGAATTGCTGGCAAATGCTCCGTCAGAATTTCCAGAAATTGAACCGGAAAAACAGGTTGCCGCTTTTTTCACATCATTGCGGAGTACGCTTGAGACAAGGCCGGATACCCTGCGTCTTCTGGCTTGGGAAATGCTGGAACGCACCCCCCTTTCGGAATTACTGGAAGATGTGCGAGTGCGCACGGCGTTGGAATTTTTCGAACACATGACCCCGGACGTGCCCGATGACGTTGATTTGGCAGCGGCGGTAGCCATCTTAGGCGGGGCCATTTCCTATCTGTCCATCCGCTCCCTGAACACCAAGCACTTCGGCGGGGTCAGCTTGCAAGATGAAGTTGGCTGGGACCGCATGGAAGCGGCCATGCAGAACATGCTGCACGGATTACTTTGCCTGAAGCCGGAGACTCTAGATTAA
- a CDS encoding nickel ABC transporter permease — MKKTSILFILILTLTFAFAATKACAQANNPFLSSPKKENTTTQAAPSPFSSGKPAKQIVTKDGGGGIYSMVMLKVSLLQKEIRAKLTGFARDIKKDPFGKSLWMFLVFAFMYGIVHAVGPGHGKSVVCAYFISRGGSMFAASFMSWVITLVHVGSATAAVCLAYLFLESGMSGFENFNRQLQTASYGLVAAIGLWLIIEALRSFKNNDRDECEIKSRGSLKEIATVAFVTGIVPCPGAAIILVYTLSTGILAAGLAAMVFLATGMAVTTTAFALVAAKARNAMDNSPFAQRLRLAYSIISLLGATIITSFGILMLSAHIS, encoded by the coding sequence ATGAAAAAAACAAGTATCCTTTTTATCCTGATATTGACTCTTACTTTCGCATTCGCTGCAACAAAAGCCTGCGCACAAGCGAACAATCCTTTTCTCTCCTCACCCAAAAAAGAGAATACAACCACACAAGCCGCACCGTCTCCTTTTTCCAGTGGCAAACCAGCCAAACAGATTGTCACAAAAGACGGTGGCGGCGGAATCTATAGCATGGTCATGCTCAAGGTGTCCCTGCTGCAAAAGGAAATAAGGGCCAAGCTAACCGGATTTGCACGGGACATTAAAAAAGACCCTTTCGGCAAATCGCTCTGGATGTTCCTTGTCTTTGCCTTCATGTACGGGATAGTACACGCGGTCGGTCCGGGGCACGGCAAATCCGTGGTTTGTGCCTATTTCATCTCGCGGGGCGGCTCCATGTTCGCGGCCTCTTTCATGTCATGGGTCATAACCCTTGTGCATGTGGGATCGGCAACTGCGGCAGTCTGTCTTGCCTACCTGTTTCTGGAAAGCGGCATGTCCGGCTTTGAAAATTTCAACCGCCAGTTGCAGACCGCCAGCTACGGTCTGGTCGCAGCGATCGGACTCTGGCTGATCATTGAAGCCCTGCGCTCTTTCAAGAATAATGATCGCGATGAATGCGAAATAAAAAGCCGTGGATCACTTAAAGAAATCGCTACGGTGGCCTTTGTAACCGGCATTGTCCCCTGTCCCGGAGCAGCCATTATTCTGGTCTACACCCTTTCCACCGGCATACTCGCGGCAGGACTTGCGGCCATGGTATTTCTAGCCACAGGCATGGCCGTAACGACCACTGCTTTTGCCCTTGTAGCGGCTAAAGCCCGCAACGCGATGGACAACAGCCCCTTTGCCCAGCGATTGCGTCTTGCCTATTCAATAATCTCACTACTTGGCGCAACAATTATCACCAGCTTCGGCATACTTATGCTTTCTGCCCACATTAGCTGA
- the buk gene encoding butyrate kinase has translation MGSRILVINPGSTSTKVAIFNDEKVCFDAEVSHPRESIDKFSTVIEQKEFRSAAVMELIKDELVKGKPDMVVGRGGLLKPIPGGPYSISDEMISDLESGRYGVHPCNLGAMIAREFAEQWGVPSMIMDPVVTDEMDPVAKVTGLPEIKRRSVFHALSQRGVARSVAAEMGLEYEQAKFIVGHMGGGVSIGAHRDGKVVDVINALDGEGPFSPERSGTLPILPVLNLVESGKYSFDEMRKVVTSRSGVLGLLGTNDMREVQSRMEDGDEDARLVLEALVYNASKHICSFIPALMKNDPQKRPIDAIILTGGVARSELLVKAVEDVVGFIAPVKVVTGLEEMEVMGRGGLAVLRGDLQPQEYKN, from the coding sequence ATGGGTTCGAGAATTCTTGTAATTAATCCCGGATCAACATCAACTAAAGTGGCGATCTTCAACGATGAAAAAGTGTGTTTTGACGCTGAAGTAAGCCATCCCCGTGAAAGTATAGATAAATTTTCCACTGTAATAGAGCAGAAAGAGTTCCGCAGTGCAGCTGTTATGGAGCTTATTAAAGATGAGCTTGTAAAAGGGAAGCCGGATATGGTTGTGGGGCGCGGCGGTTTGCTTAAGCCCATCCCCGGCGGTCCTTATTCAATAAGCGATGAGATGATTTCCGATCTGGAAAGTGGTCGGTACGGTGTCCATCCCTGTAATCTCGGAGCAATGATTGCCCGTGAATTTGCAGAGCAGTGGGGTGTGCCGTCCATGATTATGGACCCGGTAGTCACTGATGAGATGGACCCTGTAGCCAAGGTTACCGGACTGCCGGAAATCAAGCGGCGCAGTGTTTTTCATGCCTTGAGCCAGCGGGGCGTTGCCCGCAGCGTGGCCGCTGAAATGGGCTTGGAATACGAGCAGGCTAAATTCATTGTCGGCCATATGGGAGGTGGGGTTTCTATAGGAGCACACAGGGATGGAAAGGTCGTTGATGTCATCAACGCACTTGACGGGGAAGGTCCGTTTAGCCCGGAGCGTTCCGGGACACTGCCTATCCTTCCTGTGCTTAATCTTGTGGAATCCGGCAAGTACTCTTTTGATGAAATGCGCAAGGTTGTTACCTCCCGGTCCGGAGTTCTCGGCCTGCTTGGAACCAACGACATGCGTGAAGTTCAGAGCCGCATGGAAGACGGAGACGAGGATGCCCGTCTGGTGCTGGAAGCGTTGGTTTACAATGCCTCCAAACATATTTGTTCCTTTATCCCGGCATTGATGAAGAACGACCCGCAAAAGCGTCCCATTGATGCCATTATTCTCACCGGAGGCGTTGCCCGCAGCGAGTTGCTGGTCAAGGCAGTGGAAGATGTGGTCGGGTTTATTGCTCCGGTGAAGGTCGTGACTGGTCTTGAAGAAATGGAAGTAATGGGCCGGGGCGGTCTGGCTGTTTTACGCGGCGATCTACAACCGCAGGAATACAAAAATTGA
- a CDS encoding response regulator, which yields MINLAGYENVTPMYEGNDMTLCRAVREYDDLPVLIKYPNAELPSPRILTGLKNEYATSQEIGNTAIIQAVTLHRTDNSLALVLEDKGYKLLSSIIPHSETDLSQKLQIALKIAKSISRIHTKGFLHRNIRPDSIAIAPDFKEALLTNLQNSTRITDSYTQSSSEIISADNIYYISPEQSGRVSTELDRRSDFYSLGITLFELFTGRKPFTAKDDLELIHSHLAKEPPAPQSISPEIPAPLSAVIMKLLAKNPGDRYQSAHGIKQDLKACLNLTGNKIGLDKFTPGHQDISETFTLSHKLFGRKEELSELNNSFSKVMLGSCEIVFVSGEAGTGKTSLIQAFSEQVYREKGEFISGKFDQFRRNRPYSALIQAFQELLRKRLSSPTPIINAWKNRITSALEQNASLITEVLPELELLIGQQHPPTELGSTESRNRFNLAFKNFIKVFPCIDKPLVLFLDDLQWADISTLQLLQRLLEDQETSHLLLICAYRTNLPMNNGIKSRISNIEELSPKGHTLKLDRLKLHHVHGFISRTLRTNRQRTEELARMVYSRTGGNPLFVREYLLNMHRAELITFDKERTRWDWDLKAIKNISMDGNLVELMADKIMTQPIEGQEILKAASGIGCKFDLRILTKIVDFPKEFLLDYLSLALHEGLILSDDGVNSFDTNFNSSSGPRYLSFMHDRVQQAAYSMLNAEEKTKLHLKIGSSMLATYSAEEIDDANFEIATQYSLCISAINDPEDRKNISLVFIKAGRKAKRSSAFETAASYLSTAARLMGSSGWEASYRTNFDLHLDWYECEFLNGAVKQSENVFKTMIEHSQNRKDTTRAQLSRLQLLSDQGKYHEAVKIGLETLQQYDITIPEHPGKFSIATELLKTKVALSSKSTLQLYNLPEMISEKNLEIMRLLMHTIAPAYMFNKKLVFFIVLWMIRFSIKNGNGPSSPFCYMFYAMFLASKDFSFKKSREFTRLAVELNKKFRNTELETKINMLRGGMHDHWHVPLQENISTLDKAFHNGLMHGDHTYARYAGYFAVQLKFMQGHSLAEVYSLADRYLNFIQKNNTSLSSGAINLPLQMCKSMQGKTYTPGYLDDDNFREGKLLSIAKSTGSAVVENWTAISKLTTLSFFGYHAKAIEYVNSLYETVEEALFGMYSVAIFHLLSIVNMAALSEDAPPQKRNLYLKRINHSLSRLTQWEKSCPENFRHLYLIGSAELARLEKENSRALGLYEEAIKFSSNAGYNNFAALACELAGKFHLSIGGNHSALALLSEACHFYKEWGASSKVQRMLNDFPQLRKTAEEGFFLNNSAADKGSRSLDISAVVKASQAISGEIVLDRLLDKLMRIVIENAGAQKATLLLNNKNRLELTAHAFVSEHGITTQPNPDPEQELYCKSIVNYVFRSKDNIVLRDAGTQGPFSIDSYIIRTKPKSILAMPVINQQLMRGVLYLENNLSPGVFTDDRLEVLNLLCSQAAISIQNARLYSDLRDSETQHRTLLESINVGVFRAEADIDGLLLKANRALAEMFGYQGWNEFRKTQVRTLYVSPETHQEIVRELLEGGIVRDREINMRRQDGTPIWVNMTVSLEKNGNKNNCLEGVLEDITEKRKAQEFEKAKVAADAANKAKSDFLASMSHEIRTPMNAILGMADLLWESRLSKIQRNYVKIFRNAGENLLLLINDILDLSKIEAGQIDLEEIDFNLEELFEEIGSIFALRAQIKGIDFCWYINPDVPRIITGDPTRLRQIIVNLVGNALKFTEKGTITFEAGITEAGYLRFIIKDNGVGIPENKMNSIFDTFSQADSSTTRNYGGTGLGLSICSRMVESMHGGIFVSSTEGEGAAFAFTIGAEFPMQPEVSPPLENSAILLIDRESICRDYLSHSLSDLGAKVYPAESLGESSAYAAEISLSSYENNILLVGQPGGDDDRFEILKKLKHGPCQGWKLMMIMEAKPQPRATARAKQLCATYVHRPVHPQAIVEDIRYAQSCEIAPENSEETECELDTQQIEMMEERTAQESAPLTNLSILLVEDSEDNRMVIDLFLKEAPYKITYAENGQEGLEKYKEGEYGIVLMDIQMPIMDGYEATKAIRKYEEENDLRQTPIMALTANAFQDDEQRALDCGCTAHMAKPVKKKKLLRVLEEILGLIV from the coding sequence ATGATTAATCTTGCGGGATATGAAAATGTTACCCCTATGTACGAAGGGAATGACATGACTCTATGCAGGGCTGTCAGGGAATATGATGATCTTCCGGTGCTCATCAAATATCCCAATGCAGAATTGCCATCCCCACGAATTTTAACAGGCCTGAAAAATGAATACGCCACATCTCAGGAGATCGGCAATACCGCCATAATCCAAGCAGTAACCCTACACCGTACCGACAATTCACTGGCCCTTGTTCTGGAAGATAAAGGATACAAGCTATTAAGTTCGATTATCCCGCACTCAGAAACCGATCTCAGCCAAAAATTGCAGATCGCACTGAAGATAGCCAAATCCATCAGCCGTATACACACCAAAGGATTCCTGCATCGCAACATCCGGCCGGACAGCATCGCTATTGCCCCGGACTTTAAAGAAGCTTTGCTGACCAACCTGCAAAACAGCACCCGAATTACAGACTCATATACCCAATCTTCCTCGGAAATTATTTCCGCAGACAACATATACTATATATCGCCGGAACAAAGCGGCCGAGTCAGCACAGAACTGGATCGAAGGTCCGACTTCTACTCACTGGGGATTACCCTGTTCGAACTTTTTACCGGACGCAAACCCTTTACTGCCAAGGATGATCTTGAACTGATCCACAGCCATCTGGCCAAGGAACCACCGGCCCCGCAAAGTATTTCCCCTGAAATACCTGCCCCGCTCTCCGCAGTAATTATGAAGCTACTCGCCAAAAACCCAGGCGACCGTTATCAATCCGCCCATGGCATAAAGCAGGACCTAAAAGCGTGCCTGAATCTCACGGGGAACAAAATCGGCCTTGATAAATTCACACCGGGACATCAGGACATTTCTGAAACCTTTACTCTTTCACACAAACTTTTCGGTAGAAAAGAAGAACTTTCCGAACTGAATAACTCTTTCAGCAAGGTTATGCTGGGCAGTTGTGAAATAGTTTTCGTCAGCGGTGAAGCCGGGACTGGAAAGACTTCCCTGATTCAAGCTTTCAGCGAACAAGTATACAGGGAAAAGGGAGAATTCATCTCCGGAAAATTTGACCAGTTCAGACGTAACCGCCCATACAGTGCCCTGATTCAAGCCTTTCAGGAACTCCTGCGCAAAAGACTTTCCAGCCCGACCCCGATCATCAACGCTTGGAAAAACCGAATCACCAGTGCTCTGGAGCAAAATGCCAGCCTGATAACAGAAGTCCTCCCTGAGCTGGAACTCCTGATCGGACAACAACACCCGCCGACAGAACTAGGCTCCACTGAATCTCGCAACAGATTCAATCTTGCATTCAAAAATTTTATTAAAGTTTTCCCATGCATAGATAAACCGCTGGTTCTCTTTCTGGATGACCTGCAATGGGCGGACATTTCCACCCTGCAACTATTACAACGGTTGCTAGAAGATCAGGAAACCTCACACCTGCTGCTTATCTGCGCCTACCGAACCAATCTGCCTATGAACAACGGCATCAAATCCCGCATAAGCAACATTGAAGAACTCAGTCCCAAAGGACACACCCTGAAACTGGACAGATTGAAGTTACATCATGTCCATGGATTCATCAGCAGAACCTTAAGAACAAACCGTCAGCGCACTGAAGAACTTGCCCGCATGGTCTATAGCAGGACTGGCGGCAACCCCCTCTTCGTCCGCGAATACCTGCTCAACATGCACCGGGCGGAGCTCATAACCTTCGATAAAGAAAGAACCCGCTGGGATTGGGACCTCAAAGCCATCAAAAACATCTCCATGGATGGAAACCTAGTGGAATTGATGGCAGATAAAATTATGACCCAACCAATTGAAGGGCAAGAAATTCTAAAAGCTGCTTCCGGGATCGGATGTAAATTCGACCTGCGCATTCTCACAAAGATTGTGGATTTTCCCAAAGAATTTCTTCTGGATTACCTGAGTCTGGCCCTGCATGAAGGATTGATTCTCTCTGACGACGGCGTAAATTCTTTTGACACGAACTTCAATTCCTCGTCAGGACCCCGTTACCTTTCTTTCATGCATGACCGAGTACAACAGGCGGCATACTCCATGCTCAATGCAGAGGAGAAAACAAAACTGCACCTGAAAATCGGAAGTTCCATGCTCGCCACGTACTCCGCCGAAGAAATTGACGATGCCAACTTTGAAATTGCAACCCAATACAGCCTCTGCATCAGTGCCATAAACGATCCCGAGGATAGAAAGAATATTTCTTTAGTTTTCATTAAAGCCGGACGTAAGGCCAAACGGAGCTCCGCCTTTGAAACTGCCGCCAGTTATCTCTCCACCGCAGCCCGTCTCATGGGCTCAAGCGGGTGGGAGGCAAGCTACAGGACAAACTTTGACCTGCATTTGGATTGGTATGAATGCGAATTTCTGAACGGGGCAGTCAAGCAATCTGAAAATGTGTTCAAAACCATGATTGAACACTCACAGAACCGCAAGGACACTACGAGAGCGCAACTATCCAGACTGCAATTGCTCTCGGATCAGGGTAAATATCACGAAGCAGTAAAAATCGGGCTGGAGACCTTGCAGCAATATGACATCACCATCCCCGAACATCCCGGGAAATTTTCCATTGCAACTGAACTGCTGAAAACAAAAGTTGCACTGAGTAGTAAAAGTACTCTGCAACTATATAATCTGCCGGAAATGATCTCCGAAAAGAATCTGGAAATCATGCGTTTGCTGATGCATACCATTGCTCCGGCATACATGTTCAACAAAAAACTTGTATTTTTCATTGTCCTATGGATGATCCGTTTTTCAATAAAAAACGGCAATGGTCCATCCTCACCGTTCTGTTATATGTTTTACGCTATGTTCTTGGCTTCAAAAGATTTTTCATTCAAAAAATCACGAGAATTCACCAGATTGGCAGTTGAGCTGAACAAAAAATTCCGCAACACCGAACTGGAGACTAAAATCAACATGCTCCGGGGAGGCATGCATGATCACTGGCATGTTCCCTTGCAGGAAAACATAAGCACCCTTGATAAGGCCTTCCATAACGGGCTTATGCATGGTGACCACACCTATGCCCGCTACGCGGGGTATTTCGCAGTCCAACTAAAATTCATGCAGGGACATAGCCTCGCTGAAGTATACAGTCTTGCGGATCGCTATCTGAATTTCATCCAAAAAAACAACACATCATTGAGCTCCGGGGCGATCAATCTCCCTCTGCAAATGTGCAAAAGCATGCAGGGAAAAACATACACCCCCGGCTATCTGGACGATGACAATTTCCGTGAAGGAAAGCTCCTGAGCATAGCAAAAAGCACCGGCTCCGCTGTTGTTGAAAACTGGACGGCCATCTCCAAGCTAACAACACTCTCCTTTTTCGGCTACCACGCTAAGGCAATAGAATATGTCAATTCACTTTATGAGACCGTGGAAGAGGCACTCTTCGGCATGTATTCAGTGGCAATCTTCCACCTGCTCAGCATTGTAAACATGGCAGCCCTTTCTGAAGATGCACCACCCCAAAAACGCAACCTGTATCTTAAACGCATCAACCATTCCCTTTCCCGGCTGACACAATGGGAAAAGAGCTGTCCGGAAAACTTCCGCCACTTGTACCTGATCGGCAGTGCGGAGCTGGCTAGATTAGAAAAAGAAAACAGCAGAGCTCTCGGCCTATATGAAGAAGCCATCAAATTCAGCTCCAATGCCGGGTACAACAATTTTGCAGCCCTTGCCTGCGAACTGGCCGGAAAATTTCATTTAAGCATCGGCGGGAATCACTCCGCCTTAGCCCTGCTTTCAGAAGCCTGCCATTTCTACAAAGAATGGGGAGCCTCTTCCAAAGTCCAGCGTATGCTCAATGACTTCCCGCAATTGCGCAAAACAGCTGAAGAAGGTTTCTTCCTGAATAATTCCGCTGCGGACAAAGGCAGCCGTTCCCTTGATATTTCTGCGGTAGTCAAAGCCTCACAGGCTATTTCCGGAGAAATCGTCCTTGACCGCTTGCTGGACAAGTTGATGCGCATTGTAATTGAAAACGCAGGAGCGCAAAAAGCCACCCTGCTCCTGAACAACAAAAACAGACTGGAACTGACAGCCCATGCCTTTGTTTCCGAGCATGGAATAACCACCCAGCCCAATCCCGATCCGGAGCAGGAACTGTACTGTAAAAGTATTGTAAATTACGTGTTCCGCTCAAAAGACAATATTGTGCTACGAGATGCCGGGACACAGGGGCCATTCTCCATCGACAGCTACATAATCAGGACCAAACCCAAATCGATTCTGGCCATGCCCGTCATTAACCAGCAGCTTATGCGCGGGGTTCTATACCTTGAAAACAACCTCAGTCCGGGAGTCTTTACTGATGATCGACTGGAAGTCCTGAATCTGCTCTGCTCGCAGGCAGCTATCTCCATCCAGAACGCCCGACTCTATTCCGACCTGCGAGACTCGGAAACACAGCACCGTACTCTGCTCGAAAGTATCAACGTAGGGGTTTTCAGGGCCGAAGCCGACATTGACGGATTGTTGCTTAAAGCCAACAGGGCCCTTGCGGAAATGTTCGGCTATCAGGGCTGGAATGAATTCCGAAAAACTCAGGTCAGAACTTTATATGTCAGCCCTGAAACACATCAGGAAATAGTCAGGGAACTTCTTGAAGGCGGAATAGTGCGTGACCGTGAAATCAACATGCGCAGGCAGGACGGGACACCCATCTGGGTAAACATGACTGTTTCACTTGAAAAAAATGGCAATAAGAACAACTGCCTTGAAGGAGTCCTTGAAGACATTACCGAAAAAAGAAAAGCACAGGAATTCGAAAAAGCCAAGGTTGCGGCAGACGCGGCCAACAAGGCCAAAAGCGACTTTCTGGCCAGTATGTCCCATGAAATAAGAACTCCCATGAATGCCATTCTTGGCATGGCTGACCTGCTCTGGGAATCAAGACTAAGTAAGATCCAGCGTAATTATGTAAAAATATTTAGAAATGCCGGTGAAAACCTACTCCTGCTGATCAACGACATCCTCGACCTCTCGAAAATCGAAGCAGGACAGATCGACCTTGAAGAAATTGATTTCAACCTTGAAGAACTCTTTGAGGAGATAGGTTCTATTTTCGCCCTCAGAGCGCAGATCAAGGGTATCGATTTTTGCTGGTATATCAACCCGGATGTACCTCGCATAATAACAGGAGATCCGACCAGACTACGTCAGATTATTGTTAATCTTGTTGGCAACGCCCTTAAATTCACGGAAAAAGGAACAATAACCTTTGAAGCCGGCATTACTGAAGCCGGATATCTGCGTTTCATAATTAAAGACAACGGCGTGGGGATTCCCGAAAATAAAATGAATTCAATTTTCGATACCTTTTCACAAGCGGATTCATCCACAACCCGTAACTACGGCGGAACCGGACTGGGGCTTTCCATATGCTCCCGCATGGTAGAAAGCATGCATGGTGGAATTTTTGTTTCCAGCACAGAAGGCGAAGGAGCCGCTTTCGCCTTCACCATCGGTGCGGAATTTCCCATGCAGCCGGAAGTATCTCCTCCGCTTGAGAACAGTGCCATACTCCTCATAGACCGTGAGTCCATATGCCGGGACTACCTCAGCCACAGTTTGAGCGATCTCGGTGCAAAAGTATATCCAGCGGAAAGTCTGGGAGAATCCTCAGCCTATGCAGCTGAAATTTCCCTTTCAAGTTATGAAAACAATATCCTTTTGGTCGGGCAGCCAGGGGGTGATGACGACCGTTTTGAAATACTGAAAAAACTCAAACACGGCCCCTGCCAAGGCTGGAAGTTAATGATGATTATGGAGGCAAAGCCCCAGCCGCGCGCAACCGCACGAGCCAAACAACTTTGCGCAACTTATGTCCACCGTCCGGTTCATCCGCAAGCAATTGTAGAAGACATCCGATACGCACAATCCTGTGAGATAGCCCCTGAAAACAGCGAAGAAACTGAATGTGAACTCGACACTCAACAAATAGAGATGATGGAAGAAAGAACGGCACAGGAGTCGGCCCCCCTCACGAACCTTTCCATTCTGTTGGTCGAAGATTCAGAAGACAACCGCATGGTCATTGATCTATTCCTCAAAGAAGCGCCTTACAAGATCACTTATGCCGAGAACGGGCAGGAAGGTCTGGAAAAATACAAAGAAGGGGAATACGGCATAGTACTCATGGATATTCAAATGCCCATCATGGACGGCTATGAAGCGACAAAAGCTATCAGGAAATATGAAGAAGAAAACGATCTCAGGCAAACCCCGATCATGGCCCTGACTGCCAATGCTTTTCAGGATGATGAGCAACGAGCCCTTGATTGCGGTTGCACGGCCCACATGGCTAAACCGGTCAAAAAGAAAAAACTGCTCCGGGTTCTGGAAGAAATTCTCGGACTGATCGTCTGA